One window of Phycisphaeraceae bacterium genomic DNA carries:
- a CDS encoding ABC transporter permease has product MNQPKKGWLRRLLAFQESGLVLVIVLMAAALTLLGGTKLVPKMDPATNTAMLDPETGQPIRVEVNRFLDTQNIVQNANTASYIAVMAVGMTAIIALAGIDLSIGSIYALAALCGAFAMRELERSTGLAVALPVGLGVCMCVGAIAGMLNGAMVVGLRVHPFIITLGTMAIYRGVAFVMSGGQTVSGFPESVQRGFFKFTIGGVQPVPSLLMVVTTLVGWFVMSRTVLGRRVYAIGGNEVAARYAGIPVGRVKIIAFTIAGMLAGLAACMYAGYFGAATSDAGTGYELRVIAAAVIGGASLSGGRGSALGAALGAIVIQLIDNGMIILQIDQSYNQIVMGAAIVIAVLVDQAKSNPSAAFAVFGRLTRK; this is encoded by the coding sequence GTGAATCAACCGAAGAAGGGATGGCTGAGGCGGCTGCTGGCGTTCCAGGAGTCGGGCTTGGTGCTGGTGATCGTGCTGATGGCGGCGGCGCTGACGCTGCTGGGCGGCACGAAGCTGGTCCCGAAGATGGATCCGGCGACGAACACCGCGATGCTCGATCCGGAGACGGGACAGCCGATCCGCGTCGAGGTCAATCGGTTTCTTGATACGCAGAACATCGTACAGAATGCGAATACTGCATCGTACATCGCCGTGATGGCGGTGGGGATGACGGCGATCATTGCGCTGGCGGGGATTGACCTCTCGATCGGTTCGATCTATGCACTGGCCGCGTTGTGTGGCGCGTTCGCGATGCGCGAGTTGGAACGCTCGACCGGGCTCGCGGTGGCGTTGCCAGTCGGGCTGGGCGTTTGTATGTGTGTGGGTGCCATCGCGGGCATGCTGAACGGGGCGATGGTCGTGGGGCTGCGCGTGCATCCATTCATCATCACACTGGGGACAATGGCGATCTATCGCGGCGTTGCATTCGTGATGAGCGGGGGGCAGACCGTGAGCGGTTTTCCGGAGTCCGTGCAGCGAGGGTTCTTCAAGTTCACGATCGGGGGCGTGCAGCCGGTGCCGTCGCTGCTGATGGTGGTGACGACTCTGGTCGGCTGGTTTGTGATGTCGCGGACGGTTCTCGGGCGGCGTGTGTACGCGATCGGCGGGAACGAGGTCGCGGCGCGGTACGCGGGGATTCCGGTCGGCAGGGTGAAGATCATTGCCTTTACGATCGCGGGGATGCTGGCGGGACTGGCGGCGTGCATGTACGCGGGGTATTTCGGTGCCGCGACATCGGATGCCGGCACGGGGTATGAACTCCGTGTGATCGCGGCGGCGGTGATCGGCGGCGCGTCGCTCTCCGGGGGGCGGGGTTCGGCTCTCGGGGCCGCGCTCGGGGCAATCGTGATCCAGTTGATCGACAACGGGATGATCATTCTGCAGATCGATCAGAGCTACAACCAGATCGTGATGGGAGCCGCGATCGTGATCGCGGTGCTGGTCGATCAGGCGAAGAGCAACCCTTCCGCGGCGTTTGCCGTGTTCGGGCGTTTGACTAGGAAGTGA
- a CDS encoding substrate-binding domain-containing protein: MSRSVMNVVGAAALMLCVLGGCKKSEGGSASAPATGGTKSSGKSEYVFGVIAKSQANPVFQAARTGAEDAAKELSAKHGVKVTVNWRTPNTEDAQKQAQFIEQLVAQGVNGITVSCTDAAILTGAIDDAVNKGVYVATFDSDAPASKRFAYYGINDEEAGRAVARELIKVMGETGVVAILAGNQSAPNLQTRVRGVRDEISKHPGVTIKDVYYHPETAPDAAAKVKDVQINNPEITGWAMVGGWPLFTENALDGVAGKAKVVSVDHLPEQLNYVRAGQVQALVGQDCYGWGYRTVEMLFERAHLNKSPENVINTFELSVVTSENVDEYAGIWNRWLGKK; this comes from the coding sequence ATGTCTCGAAGTGTGATGAATGTCGTGGGCGCGGCCGCCCTGATGCTCTGTGTGCTGGGCGGGTGCAAGAAGTCCGAGGGCGGGAGCGCATCCGCTCCCGCGACTGGAGGGACGAAATCGAGTGGGAAGTCGGAGTACGTCTTCGGCGTGATCGCCAAGAGCCAAGCGAATCCCGTCTTCCAGGCGGCCAGGACCGGCGCGGAGGACGCGGCGAAGGAGCTCTCCGCGAAGCATGGGGTCAAGGTGACGGTAAACTGGCGGACGCCGAACACGGAGGATGCCCAGAAGCAGGCGCAGTTCATCGAGCAGTTGGTTGCGCAGGGTGTAAACGGGATCACTGTCTCGTGCACGGATGCCGCGATCCTGACGGGCGCGATCGATGACGCCGTGAACAAGGGCGTGTACGTCGCGACGTTCGATTCCGATGCGCCGGCCAGCAAGCGGTTTGCGTACTACGGGATCAACGACGAGGAGGCGGGCAGGGCGGTTGCACGCGAGTTGATCAAGGTGATGGGCGAGACCGGTGTGGTCGCGATCCTCGCGGGCAATCAGAGCGCGCCGAACCTGCAGACGCGGGTGAGGGGCGTGCGCGATGAGATCTCGAAGCACCCCGGCGTGACGATCAAGGACGTGTACTACCACCCGGAGACCGCTCCGGACGCCGCGGCGAAGGTGAAGGACGTTCAGATCAACAACCCTGAGATCACAGGGTGGGCGATGGTGGGGGGCTGGCCGCTCTTTACCGAGAACGCGCTGGATGGGGTCGCGGGGAAAGCAAAGGTTGTCTCCGTAGATCATCTGCCCGAGCAGTTGAACTATGTCCGGGCGGGTCAGGTTCAGGCGCTCGTCGGGCAGGATTGTTACGGGTGGGGGTACCGGACGGTGGAGATGCTCTTTGAGCGTGCGCACCTCAACAAGAGCCCTGAGAACGTCATCAACACATTCGAGCTTTCCGTGGTGACAAGCGAAAATGTCGACGAGTATGCGGGCATCTGGAATCGCTGGCTCGGCAAGAAGTGA
- a CDS encoding DUF5110 domain-containing protein, with product MPLPRHLHRRSLPACLAAAALATLAPHALAQVSAMLPTGATRWDASEAAAKNALPSMSFTDPALREQRQPIANHGTAKPAFSKDARGRQVASIAISPGTSLYGTGENAGPLLRNGRVVEAWNTDAYGYREETKSLYQSHPWVLAVREDGSAFGVLADTTWRCEIDLTNAITFAADGPEYPLIVMEGRTPHEVMIQLAAHIGTIELPPLWALGYHQCRYSYYPESRVKEIAEGFRSRSIPCDVIWFDIDYMHGYRVFTFDSSHFPDPARTNSDLHAMGYRTIWMIDPGVKAEPGYSVYDSGTAGDHWVKKADGSVYLGEVWPGQCVFPDYTRPETMQWWAGLYKDFMATGIDGVWNDMNEPAIFNVPTKTMPEDNVHRGGGPLSEGPHARYHNVYGMLMTLGTKQGIEAANPDKRPFVLTRANYIGGHRYAATWTGDNAAEWYDLENSIPMILNLGLSGQPFSGPDIGGFIGNGDGQQFARWMGIGSLLPFSRGHTGKGNRDKEPWAYDENVERSSRMALERRYRLIPFLYTVFEESSRNGMPVARPTFFADPADPALRSEDDSFLLGSDLLVVAKVTPLGDRMPVMPRGNWRPLNLHDGATDADLPDLYVRPGAILPVGPIEQYVDERPLDPLTLYVSLDAAGKATGTLYEDAGEGYAYRNGEYLRTTYTATRVGDKVSVEIAGTRGSMSRPNRNLVVRVMLDDGREAAAISTDGQTVSVDLTQARFPGQ from the coding sequence ATGCCTCTGCCACGCCACCTTCATCGCAGGTCTCTCCCCGCATGCCTTGCCGCTGCCGCGCTGGCAACACTCGCCCCGCACGCACTCGCTCAGGTTTCAGCGATGCTGCCGACCGGCGCGACCCGTTGGGATGCATCAGAAGCAGCCGCAAAGAACGCTCTCCCATCCATGTCCTTCACCGACCCCGCGCTGAGAGAGCAACGCCAGCCGATCGCTAATCACGGCACCGCGAAGCCGGCGTTCAGCAAGGATGCCAGAGGGCGTCAAGTCGCGAGCATCGCGATCTCTCCCGGCACGAGTCTCTACGGCACCGGCGAGAATGCGGGCCCGCTCCTCCGAAACGGGCGCGTGGTTGAGGCGTGGAACACCGACGCGTACGGCTATCGCGAAGAGACCAAGTCACTCTACCAGTCTCATCCGTGGGTCCTCGCCGTCCGAGAAGACGGCTCGGCCTTCGGCGTGCTCGCCGACACCACATGGCGCTGCGAGATCGATCTGACGAACGCCATCACGTTCGCGGCCGACGGCCCCGAGTACCCACTGATCGTCATGGAGGGCCGCACGCCGCACGAGGTCATGATCCAACTCGCGGCTCATATCGGCACCATCGAATTGCCCCCCCTCTGGGCGCTCGGCTACCACCAGTGCCGCTATTCGTACTACCCCGAGTCCCGCGTCAAAGAGATCGCTGAGGGCTTCCGCTCGCGGTCGATCCCGTGCGATGTCATCTGGTTCGATATCGACTACATGCACGGCTACCGCGTCTTCACCTTTGACTCCTCCCACTTCCCCGACCCCGCACGAACCAACAGCGATCTCCACGCCATGGGTTACCGCACGATCTGGATGATCGATCCGGGCGTGAAGGCCGAACCCGGCTACAGCGTCTACGACTCCGGCACCGCGGGCGATCACTGGGTGAAGAAGGCCGACGGCTCGGTCTATCTCGGCGAGGTCTGGCCCGGCCAGTGCGTCTTCCCCGACTACACACGCCCCGAGACCATGCAATGGTGGGCCGGGCTCTACAAAGACTTCATGGCAACAGGCATCGACGGTGTCTGGAACGACATGAACGAGCCCGCCATTTTCAACGTACCCACCAAGACAATGCCCGAAGACAACGTCCACAGGGGTGGAGGGCCCCTCTCCGAAGGCCCCCACGCCCGCTACCACAACGTCTACGGCATGCTGATGACGCTCGGCACCAAGCAGGGGATCGAGGCCGCGAATCCCGACAAACGCCCCTTTGTTCTCACCCGTGCCAACTACATCGGCGGGCACCGCTACGCGGCGACCTGGACCGGCGACAACGCCGCGGAGTGGTACGACCTCGAGAACTCCATCCCCATGATCCTCAACCTCGGCCTCTCGGGACAACCCTTCAGCGGCCCCGACATCGGCGGCTTCATCGGCAACGGCGACGGCCAGCAGTTTGCCCGCTGGATGGGCATCGGCTCGCTCCTCCCCTTCTCTCGAGGGCACACCGGCAAGGGCAACCGCGACAAAGAGCCATGGGCATACGACGAGAACGTCGAACGATCGAGCCGCATGGCTCTTGAACGTCGGTATCGCCTCATCCCCTTCCTGTACACCGTCTTCGAGGAATCATCACGCAACGGCATGCCTGTCGCGCGGCCGACCTTCTTCGCCGATCCTGCCGACCCCGCGCTCCGATCAGAAGATGACTCGTTCCTGCTCGGATCCGATCTGCTCGTCGTCGCGAAGGTCACACCGCTCGGCGACCGCATGCCCGTGATGCCCCGCGGCAACTGGCGTCCCCTCAACCTCCACGATGGCGCGACCGATGCCGACCTGCCCGATCTCTACGTCCGCCCGGGCGCCATCCTTCCCGTCGGACCGATCGAGCAATACGTCGACGAGCGTCCGCTCGATCCGCTCACGCTCTATGTGTCGCTCGATGCGGCCGGAAAGGCCACGGGCACGCTGTATGAAGACGCCGGCGAGGGGTACGCGTACCGAAACGGCGAGTACCTTCGAACGACCTACACCGCAACACGTGTCGGCGACAAGGTCTCTGTAGAGATCGCAGGCACCCGTGGCTCGATGAGCCGTCCGAATCGGAACCTCGTCGTCCGGGTCATGCTCGACGACGGGCGCGAAGCCGCCGCGATCTCAACCGACGGCCAGACCGTCAGCGTCGATCTCACACAGGCCCGATTCCCTGGTCAGTGA
- a CDS encoding sugar ABC transporter ATP-binding protein, whose protein sequence is MEHSEPHPLVTVDRVSKRFGVTQALDDVSASFLAGEVHALMGENGAGKSTLGKVIAGLHRQDGGTVAVGGYMLRPGSIDDAYSHGVRIVHQELAQCPNLSVAENLCLHDMPRGAFGLVDRRAMNERAARLVHMLEPGIDVTRPLGELSPGWRQICQIAAALERRGDGHASDPRVIVFDEPTSSLSIAEVDRLLRIVRDLAARGLTILYVSHRMGEIFACCDRVTVLRDGKYVATSRVSEIDEPTLVEQMIGRRVTTPSSRAATNGRGEHGVATETGLRVSSLSSPGKLDGVSLSVRPGEIVGVGGLVGAGRSELLDAIFGLDAASRGAVEVAGSPLQPHNPRASIKAGMGYVPEDRKIQGLFFLLGIDENIVAPVMGLLASSGGIRRRREEGRLVGERMRSFQVKAASPAALPGSLSGGNQQKLLLARWMGEQTRVLLLDEPTRGIDVGTKAEIYRLIRDAAASGVAVLLVSSEMPELLHLSDRVLVMSEGRITGDLSGDQMTQANILRLATMESHKSLSAAP, encoded by the coding sequence ATGGAGCATTCAGAACCCCATCCTCTGGTCACCGTTGATCGCGTCTCGAAGCGATTCGGCGTGACGCAGGCGCTCGACGATGTTTCTGCGTCCTTTCTTGCCGGGGAAGTTCATGCCCTAATGGGTGAGAACGGCGCGGGGAAGAGCACGCTCGGCAAGGTGATCGCGGGGTTGCACAGGCAGGACGGCGGAACGGTGGCGGTCGGGGGGTACATGCTGCGGCCGGGCTCGATCGACGACGCATACTCGCACGGGGTGAGGATCGTCCATCAGGAGCTCGCCCAGTGCCCGAATCTGTCTGTGGCGGAGAACCTGTGCCTGCACGACATGCCGCGCGGCGCGTTCGGCCTGGTTGACCGTCGGGCCATGAACGAGCGTGCGGCGCGATTGGTCCACATGCTCGAGCCGGGAATCGATGTGACGCGTCCGCTCGGCGAGTTGTCGCCGGGGTGGCGTCAGATCTGCCAGATCGCGGCGGCGCTTGAGCGGCGCGGAGATGGGCACGCGAGCGATCCGCGGGTGATCGTGTTCGACGAGCCGACATCGTCGCTCTCCATCGCGGAAGTCGATCGTCTGCTTCGTATCGTGCGCGACCTTGCGGCTCGCGGGCTCACGATCCTGTACGTCTCTCACCGGATGGGCGAGATCTTCGCGTGCTGCGATCGGGTGACTGTGCTCCGAGACGGGAAGTACGTCGCGACATCGAGAGTCAGCGAGATCGACGAGCCGACGCTCGTTGAGCAGATGATCGGCCGGCGTGTGACAACACCGTCTTCGAGAGCCGCGACCAACGGCCGCGGCGAGCACGGAGTGGCGACCGAGACGGGCCTGCGTGTCTCTTCGCTCTCGTCACCCGGGAAGTTGGATGGTGTATCGCTGTCGGTCCGGCCAGGAGAGATCGTCGGCGTCGGCGGGCTCGTCGGTGCGGGTCGGAGCGAGCTGCTCGACGCGATCTTCGGGCTTGATGCCGCTTCTCGTGGTGCTGTCGAGGTCGCGGGCTCTCCACTGCAACCCCACAACCCGCGTGCGTCGATCAAGGCGGGGATGGGTTACGTCCCGGAGGATCGCAAGATCCAGGGATTGTTCTTCTTGCTGGGGATTGATGAGAACATCGTTGCTCCGGTGATGGGGCTCCTGGCATCCTCGGGCGGGATTCGCAGACGCCGCGAAGAGGGCCGCCTGGTGGGGGAGCGGATGCGATCCTTCCAGGTGAAGGCCGCTTCTCCTGCTGCCCTGCCCGGCTCGCTTTCCGGCGGCAATCAGCAGAAGCTGCTGCTGGCGCGATGGATGGGGGAGCAGACAAGGGTTCTGCTGCTCGATGAGCCGACGAGAGGGATCGATGTCGGTACGAAGGCCGAGATTTACAGGTTGATCCGCGATGCGGCGGCGTCCGGCGTGGCCGTGCTGCTCGTGTCGAGCGAGATGCCGGAGCTGCTGCATCTTTCGGATCGCGTCCTTGTGATGAGCGAGGGGCGCATCACGGGAGATTTGAGCGGCGATCAGATGACACAGGCCAACATCCTGCGCCTGGCGACGATGGAATCGCACAAGTCTTTATCAGCGGCACCCTGA
- the smc gene encoding chromosome segregation protein SMC, producing the protein MRLVKLTVSGFKSFADRTEFTFDQSITGIVGPNGCGKSNVVDAVKWVLGERSSKSLRGKEMLDVIFAGSAGRKPSGLASVSLTFDNPVINPEAELVELDLAGNADDDDDPQHVQTTPIAMRRRILPIDSDIVEVERRLYRDGGSEYLINSKRARLRDIRDLFLDTGVGADAYSIIEQGKVDAMLLASPQERRTIFEEAAGIAKYKQRRIESQRKLDRAQANLALTREQLESTERRLRLVRGQATKARRFKELDAEFNALRLAVAFDVYDDLRQRLDGLTSRLADLDVQRNAAMDSVQQAEAAKQEAEIARHEAMNAHKQIQEELLATEHAHNSALQRRQMTARALDDARRQADTDAQRIVEVDQHLESLGRAVAEQSEAVAALSERLAEAERALARAAETRAAVLESLGDLQRDVAQKRAAASSIDRERSSLLAHLQAEGKRIESLAEQLNRLESKAGAADTEHASVASASLDVSRAAESRATRVAEIESALKAQDQAAQALSADRRDLATRVSELEQRSLRLDGRRATLREMVDSREGFADAVKDVLERKSNGLGFASVIAPLAELIETDVAHAAAVEAALGQLLQGLVIESVVAAPSPDELASLRGRVTFLPLSALPVPEPALPDLASLEPRVTRLRDVIAPSREIPMIGNLLDRLLATTYLVPSIDAAMLLATGPFSSVPTVRFVTLDGTIVEPDGRITAGPVAAVAEGLLQRQTELAAIEAQAASVAVELDAERASLHGLDAEVAAHTARRNELAASHANESRQLVADRARFERLNADAERLARERKSLEEEITQIRARDARARQEMDELSAKAEALARLHTEQTEAAEAAEREAARVRLSADASSEQLTSAKVDAGRLSEQLGSARREVSRLSLERDNAERQHRNLVQHLEQARSRIGEHEQSIAEADRQIAESAAHAISMRKEADAANELITRVNATVQEYAGELAEARQRLGVFERDWNSLEISRRELEVKRENLEDRTQEDLAIDLGREYPEYRQMMSEGDVRRIDQPESITAIEILRQEIKKLGNVNLDAIDEETQLEGQNENLVRQVADLDLASQRLSELIERLNLVSKEQFGAIFGAIQEHFGSQDGMFRRLFGGGRAEVRLMPLIKEINGEKVVTDEIDLLESGIEVVAKPPGKEPRTIDQLSGGEKTLTAVALLMSIFRSKPSCFCVLDEVDAALDEGNVARYCAMIRQFTDRSRFIVITHNKKTMQAADQLYGVTMQERGVSTRVKVRFDQVGAHGELPMPAAQTDTEKATNSVKRNRGTLKAALASMRENTEQEAVVAEESHMARDVP; encoded by the coding sequence ATGCGCCTTGTGAAACTCACCGTTTCCGGTTTCAAGTCCTTCGCGGACCGCACCGAGTTCACCTTCGACCAGTCCATCACTGGCATCGTCGGCCCCAACGGCTGCGGCAAGTCCAACGTCGTGGACGCCGTCAAGTGGGTGCTCGGCGAACGTTCGAGCAAGTCTCTGCGCGGCAAAGAGATGCTCGACGTCATCTTCGCCGGCTCCGCCGGGCGGAAGCCCTCGGGCCTCGCGAGCGTCTCGCTCACGTTCGACAACCCGGTCATCAATCCCGAGGCCGAGCTGGTTGAACTCGATCTTGCAGGCAACGCCGACGACGACGATGATCCCCAGCATGTCCAGACGACCCCGATCGCGATGCGTCGGCGCATCCTCCCCATCGACTCCGACATTGTCGAGGTCGAACGGCGGCTCTATCGCGACGGCGGCTCCGAGTACCTGATCAACAGCAAGCGGGCCCGGCTCCGCGACATCCGCGACCTGTTTCTCGACACGGGCGTCGGCGCGGACGCGTACTCGATCATCGAGCAGGGCAAGGTCGATGCCATGCTGCTTGCCTCGCCCCAGGAACGCCGAACGATCTTCGAAGAAGCAGCGGGCATCGCCAAGTACAAGCAGCGCCGCATCGAATCGCAGCGCAAACTCGATCGAGCCCAGGCGAACCTCGCCCTGACGCGCGAGCAACTCGAATCGACCGAGCGGCGGCTGCGCCTTGTCCGTGGTCAGGCAACGAAGGCACGCCGATTCAAGGAACTCGATGCGGAGTTCAACGCGCTGCGACTCGCGGTCGCCTTCGACGTGTACGACGATCTTCGCCAGCGTCTCGACGGGCTGACATCCCGGCTTGCCGACCTCGACGTGCAGCGCAACGCCGCGATGGATTCCGTGCAGCAGGCCGAGGCCGCCAAGCAGGAGGCGGAGATCGCCCGCCACGAGGCGATGAACGCCCACAAGCAGATCCAGGAAGAACTGCTCGCGACTGAGCACGCCCACAACTCCGCGCTGCAACGTCGCCAGATGACTGCGCGTGCGCTCGACGATGCCCGGCGCCAAGCCGACACGGACGCACAGCGAATCGTGGAAGTGGACCAGCACCTCGAATCGCTCGGGCGAGCCGTCGCCGAGCAGTCTGAGGCGGTCGCGGCACTCTCAGAGCGTCTGGCCGAGGCCGAGCGTGCTCTCGCACGGGCCGCAGAGACACGGGCCGCCGTGCTCGAATCGCTCGGCGATCTGCAACGTGATGTCGCCCAGAAGCGGGCGGCTGCGTCCAGCATCGATCGTGAACGCTCCTCCCTTCTCGCGCACCTCCAGGCCGAGGGCAAGCGGATCGAATCGCTCGCGGAGCAGTTGAATCGGCTCGAATCGAAGGCCGGGGCAGCGGACACGGAGCACGCCTCGGTCGCCTCGGCTTCCCTGGATGTCTCACGAGCCGCCGAGTCGCGCGCGACTCGCGTCGCCGAGATCGAGTCCGCACTCAAGGCGCAGGATCAGGCGGCACAGGCCCTCTCTGCGGATCGACGCGATCTGGCCACGCGCGTCTCCGAGCTCGAACAACGATCGCTGCGCCTCGATGGCCGCAGAGCAACACTCCGCGAGATGGTCGATTCCCGCGAGGGATTCGCGGACGCCGTGAAGGATGTGCTGGAACGCAAATCGAACGGGCTCGGATTCGCCTCTGTCATCGCTCCACTGGCCGAACTCATTGAAACGGATGTCGCTCATGCCGCGGCCGTCGAGGCCGCCCTCGGGCAACTCCTCCAGGGGCTTGTGATCGAGTCTGTCGTCGCGGCTCCATCCCCTGATGAACTCGCTTCTCTGCGGGGTCGGGTGACATTCCTGCCCCTGAGCGCACTGCCGGTGCCCGAGCCCGCGCTGCCCGATCTGGCTTCGCTCGAGCCCAGGGTCACACGCCTCCGTGATGTGATCGCGCCATCGAGAGAGATCCCGATGATCGGGAATCTGCTCGATCGCCTGCTCGCAACGACGTACCTCGTTCCATCGATCGACGCCGCGATGCTGCTGGCGACCGGCCCCTTCTCGTCCGTGCCGACCGTTCGATTCGTCACGCTCGACGGAACGATCGTCGAGCCCGACGGGCGGATCACTGCGGGACCTGTCGCGGCCGTCGCCGAGGGGCTCCTCCAACGCCAGACCGAGCTCGCGGCCATCGAGGCGCAAGCCGCGTCAGTGGCGGTCGAACTCGATGCCGAACGCGCGTCCCTGCACGGGCTCGACGCCGAGGTCGCGGCACACACCGCTCGTCGGAACGAGCTCGCGGCCTCGCACGCCAATGAATCCCGCCAACTCGTCGCCGATCGCGCGAGGTTCGAGCGTCTGAACGCAGACGCCGAACGCCTCGCACGTGAGCGGAAGTCGCTCGAAGAAGAGATCACCCAGATCCGAGCACGCGACGCCCGGGCCAGGCAGGAGATGGACGAGCTCAGCGCGAAAGCCGAGGCACTCGCGCGTCTGCACACCGAACAGACCGAGGCCGCCGAGGCCGCCGAGCGCGAGGCCGCACGAGTGCGTCTCAGCGCGGATGCCTCGTCTGAACAGCTGACATCGGCGAAGGTGGATGCCGGTCGGCTCTCGGAGCAGCTGGGTTCGGCCCGCCGGGAGGTCAGCCGCCTCTCGCTCGAACGTGACAACGCCGAGCGTCAGCACAGGAATCTCGTTCAGCATCTTGAGCAGGCGCGTTCCAGGATCGGCGAGCACGAGCAGTCGATCGCCGAGGCCGACCGCCAGATCGCCGAGTCCGCTGCACACGCGATCTCCATGAGGAAGGAAGCCGACGCAGCCAACGAGTTGATCACTCGCGTCAACGCGACGGTTCAGGAGTACGCCGGGGAACTGGCCGAGGCCCGCCAGAGACTCGGTGTCTTTGAGCGTGACTGGAACTCGCTGGAGATCAGCCGCCGCGAGCTCGAAGTGAAACGGGAGAACCTCGAGGATCGCACGCAGGAAGATCTCGCTATCGATCTCGGGCGCGAGTATCCCGAGTACCGCCAGATGATGTCCGAGGGCGATGTTCGTCGCATCGATCAGCCCGAGTCGATCACAGCGATCGAGATCCTTCGCCAGGAGATCAAGAAGCTCGGCAACGTCAACCTCGACGCCATCGATGAAGAGACTCAACTCGAAGGCCAGAACGAGAACCTCGTCCGCCAGGTGGCCGACCTTGATCTCGCGTCCCAACGCCTCTCCGAGCTCATCGAGCGACTCAATCTCGTCAGCAAGGAGCAGTTCGGCGCGATCTTCGGCGCGATCCAGGAGCACTTCGGCAGCCAGGACGGCATGTTCCGGCGTCTCTTCGGCGGAGGCCGCGCCGAGGTGCGATTGATGCCGCTGATCAAGGAGATCAACGGCGAGAAGGTTGTCACCGACGAGATCGACCTCTTGGAGAGCGGCATCGAGGTCGTCGCGAAGCCGCCGGGCAAAGAGCCCCGCACCATCGACCAGCTCTCGGGCGGCGAGAAGACCTTGACCGCAGTCGCCCTGCTCATGTCGATCTTCCGCTCGAAGCCGTCGTGCTTCTGCGTTCTGGACGAGGTCGATGCAGCGCTGGACGAGGGCAACGTCGCTCGCTATTGTGCGATGATCCGCCAGTTTACGGATCGCTCACGCTTCATCGTGATCACGCACAACAAGAAGACCATGCAGGCCGCGGACCAGTTATACGGCGTGACCATGCAGGAGCGAGGCGTCTCTACACGCGTCAAGGTCCGTTTCGATCAGGTCGGCGCCCACGGCGAACTGCCGATGCCCGCGGCGCAGACCGATACCGAGAAGGCCACGAACAGCGTCAAGCGAAACCGCGGCACCCTGAAAGCCGCGCTCGCTTCCATGAGAGAGAACACGGAGCAAGAAGCGGTCGTCGCTGAAGAGTCGCACATGGCACGAGACGTGCCATGA
- a CDS encoding glycoside hydrolase family 43 protein — protein sequence MTRYTHALRSVRMAAAGTILAASLVNPAYSVYANLAEPPDAGYGNPVFPGWYADPEAAIFRDPDGSVRYWIFPTYSARYDNQLHFDAFSSTDLRTWWKHERVLERASVSWARRAMWAPATVEHEGRYYLFFSANDIQSDNELGGIGVAVSDRPEGPYQDHIGKPLVDRFHNCAQPIDQFVFRDADGQHYMFYGGWRRCNVTRLAPDFKSLVPFDDGTTFREVTPEGYVEGPFMFVRDGRYYFMWSEGGWTGPDYSVAYAIADSPLGPFHRIGKILQQDPEVATGAGHHSVIHVPGSNEYYIVYHRRPLGETDRDHRVVCIDRMEFDAEGLIKPVKITFEGVPPLHTAK from the coding sequence ATGACGAGATACACACACGCCCTCCGATCGGTCCGTATGGCCGCTGCGGGAACCATTCTCGCGGCATCGCTTGTCAACCCCGCCTACAGCGTGTACGCGAATCTCGCTGAACCACCGGACGCGGGCTATGGCAACCCGGTCTTTCCCGGGTGGTACGCCGACCCGGAGGCCGCGATCTTCCGCGATCCCGATGGAAGCGTCCGCTACTGGATCTTCCCGACGTACTCCGCACGATACGACAACCAACTCCACTTCGACGCCTTCTCATCGACCGACCTGCGCACCTGGTGGAAGCACGAGAGGGTGCTCGAACGGGCGAGCGTGTCTTGGGCACGCCGCGCCATGTGGGCTCCGGCCACGGTCGAGCACGAGGGACGTTACTACCTCTTCTTCAGCGCGAACGACATCCAGAGCGACAACGAACTGGGCGGCATCGGCGTCGCTGTTTCCGATCGACCCGAAGGTCCATATCAGGATCACATCGGGAAGCCGCTGGTCGATCGTTTCCATAACTGTGCACAGCCGATCGACCAGTTTGTGTTCAGAGACGCCGACGGCCAGCACTACATGTTCTACGGTGGGTGGAGGCGTTGCAATGTCACGCGGCTTGCGCCGGACTTCAAGTCGCTCGTCCCCTTCGATGACGGAACGACATTCCGCGAAGTCACCCCCGAGGGCTACGTCGAAGGTCCCTTCATGTTCGTCCGCGATGGCAGGTACTACTTCATGTGGTCGGAGGGTGGCTGGACAGGGCCCGATTATTCGGTCGCGTACGCGATCGCAGACTCACCCCTCGGGCCGTTCCACCGCATCGGCAAGATTCTGCAGCAGGATCCCGAAGTGGCAACCGGCGCGGGGCACCACAGCGTGATCCATGTCCCGGGCAGCAACGAGTACTACATCGTCTACCACCGACGGCCGCTGGGCGAGACCGATCGTGACCACCGCGTAGTGTGCATCGATCGCATGGAGTTCGATGCCGAGGGTCTCATCAAGCCCGTGAAGATCACGTTCGAGGGCGTGCCTCCTCTGCATACGGCAAAGTAA